The Eriocheir sinensis breed Jianghai 21 chromosome 21, ASM2467909v1, whole genome shotgun sequence genome includes the window CGGTGACTTTTGACATTATCTACAGCGCTGAGCGATCTTTTATTTACTGATACTCTTTCACCCTTCCTCAGACGTGCAGCCCGAGAGCGCGGTGGGCGTGGTGGCGGAGCAGAGCGGCTGGCTGGTGGCGTCGTGGCAGCCGCCGGTGGTGCAGCTGCCGCAGGTGGACGGCTCGCTGGCGAACTTTACCCTCACCGCCACCGACTACCAGGTCAGCGCTGCCTCACTGCCCTCAAGATAGTCCAAAAGACACACAATTCTAATAAACTGAGCCACATGTAACTCGAGCATTTCTGTCTTCCTTTGAGTATCATTCATGTACTTTTACTTCATGTTTTCCCGTCACGGCACACAGGTGAACATGTCCAGgacgggcggcggcggggaggacaCGGGCTGGCAGGCCAGCGTGCGAGCCCTGCGCTACCTGATGGCATCGCCGATGTGGGGTGCTACGTAAGTTACATTACTCTACTAAGTCCATTAAAACCTTTAATGCACCTAACTGATGACCTCGGCACACATCACCTCTCTTGCTGTGTCTAAAGTGGCGGCGTGGTGTCCGCAGGTACTTGGCGACGCTGGTGTGCCTGCATCAGGACCAACCACTCGCGTGCGGCTCCGCATCAGTCACCGCCGTCACCGACACCTGTGACGACTGCCTCAAAGAAGGCCAAGGTAAGGACACACGGGAGTCTGAACCACGATTTTTATCAGGAATGATGCGTCACATGCTCACGCAGATCAAGTCTTCTATATATATTCGTATATGAAATATATTTTTTCAAGGCCCCTCTCTCTCGTCTAAGTTGTTCTTTACCGTTACATCCTACACATAAGGTCTACCATGGAGTCATTGGGGTTTTAACACCCCGCCGTCACCGTGGCCGCTGCTTCTCACTCGGCTCCCCTCACACATGAGTGTCGAGTATATTTGGGATACCTAATGATGTGCTTTTCACGTCGGCAACATTGCAGTGGTGTTCCGCGGACCGACAGTGGTGCGCGCCTGTGTGGTGGACGAGGGAGTGGTGGAGCTGACGTGGGCGGTGGACACGAGCGGCTGGGTGACCCGCAGCCTGGACCTGCTGCTGCTGGCCCGGGACGGCTCGCAGCTCGACCAGCAGAGCCTCAGCAGCGAGGTGGGTGCCTCCTGACTACGTATACCTGTAAAGGTGCTACTTGTACCACACTCGTAGGAGACcctgcaaggcagctcctgctgCACATTAAAAAGAGACATTCTCTGAAGATATTATGAGGataatgaggataatgatgaGGAGTGAtactaatgatggtggtggtcgtagtagacgttgttgttgttgtgtaataataataataataataataataataataataataataataataataataataataataataataataataataataataataatataataacactGTACCCCGGCGGCCAGGACACCGTCGCCCGCCTGGCCGGGGTGACGGCCGGCAACTCGTACATCGTCAGCTTCAACCCAATCTCAAACGCCAAGAAGCTGGCAGAATTTTCCTACGACATGCACATGAGTAAGNNNNNNNNNNNNNNNNNNNNNNNNNNNNNNNNNNNNNNNNNNNNNNNNNNNNNNNNNNNNNNNNNNNNNNNNNNNNNNNNNNNNNNNNNNNNNNNNNNNNTGTGTTTATCGACGCCTAATAAATTTCTCTTaagtatttttacatttttagcATTCATCCCATGTTAAATTTCCTTGAATAGTTCATTTACATCTACAGTACACATTGCGTTCCTTAAATTTCCTCCCCTCCGCGGCCAGTCTCCTGGGCGAACATCGAGGGCGCGGCGCAGAGCAACGGATACGGCGCCTTCCTGGCAGACGTGAACCTCTCCGCCGACGTGCAGTGGAACGGAACACTCAAGCTTACCTGGATGACGGCGCAGGTGTGCGGGATGGCCTCAGGAGGCGCGCCTCAGACCACGGTGGTGGCCACCACTACCCCGTTACCATCTAGTACAACCCAGCCCACGGTGGCTACTCAGACCACACAACAGAGTCAGACCACAAGCGCTCCCCAAGGAACGGACACTCCCCCAACCACGGCACCCACGTCCGCAGCACCCACGTCCGTGGCACCCACGTCCACGGTACCCACCGAGACAACCCCGCAGACCACCCCGCAGGGCACGGCTAGTGACACCACCATGGCGCTTGACACTTCCTCTCCAGACAACTCATCACAGACGACTCAGCCCATGACCCTGCCACCAACAACCGCGCCGCTGCCTCCAGCACCCCCTTCCCTGCCGCCCGGCTCTCGAGCCCCCGCGACTGATCCCCCCACCTTGCCGCCACTCACTGGCACCGTCATGACTGCCGTCACCTACACATTCAACATCACCTACGGAGACGGTATTAATCTACACATCGTACTTTTCCTTCAGTTGTTGCTAATGCTTCTGTTGGTTTGAcctatttttgttttatcattttaATTAACTATTCTTGTTTGTGCCGCAGAGGTGGCGAACGAGACGGTGCAGCAGGGGGAGGGCAGCACGCCCGGCGAGCAGGTGATGCGCATGTACATGACGCAGCTCAGCTTCCAAACACTCTACAATGTCGGTCTTATTTGCAATTTCGGCAGGGTCTCCTACGAGTGTGGTACAAGTAGCACCTTTACAGGTATACATCTTCCCTAATTCATCATATTCATGCGGGACCTTAATCTTTATCTCCCATTTTTAAGTCCCTGAACTTTTCCATGTAACAATTAAAGACACACAAAGCGCCTCATTACGCTTCCTAAGGTTTGACCCGCGTCTCTTATTCCACAAGAACTGCCTTTACACATCCTTCAACTGGAGGGACGAGACGTGGTGCACGTTGCGCCAGAGGGACGTGCAAGTTGGGCACAACAGGAAGCGAGGTGCAAGAGGGGAGACGGCAACTTGGTCTCCCTGTCAACGCGGCAGGAAGAAACCTTACTCGTCAGAACCTTGACCAGAAACACCACGCAGCAGCCAGCCAACTTCTGGTTGGGGCTGAACCTGTGCCAGACGTACACAGGTGAGGCTCAGGGGACACAGCGCCGCCAGGTTTGTGTGCAAGTCGGCGCTTCACTCAGGGGGCGGATGCTTGATCGTCTTCCGTGAAGCACAATGAGATGAAAACGTAGTCATGAATGTTTCTAAATGATCCGGTTGTTCTTAGACAGCGAAAACACGCCATTTTGATAGCAATCTATCTAGTGCCTACATTCTTGCCTAGTGATGCCCACCACGAATTTTcgcttttatgtattttcaatacacAACAAACTCCTTTATTTCAGGCCGAACCTGGAGTGACGGTTCCATCTGGAGACACTCTCGCCTCTACAACCGCAACAGCCAGCTGTCCAGCACCACGTGTTGCATCAAGGCCACCTGGGGCGCGAACCAATACAACTGGTTCGGCGAGGTGTGCGATGCCCTCCACCCGGCCATCTGCGAGTACCGGCCCAACGGTGAGGCCACGTGGGGCGGAACCCGGCGAGGCTTTGTGAACTTCGCCCGCAAgctcttttatgttttttttttttttttcaatgtataaACGCTTTCCTCTCTATAGCTATAGTTATCTATAGCCTCTTTATAACAACGTGATattcattaaacacacacacacacacacacactcctcgccCCACAGGCTTGACGGGACGTGTGGCGTCAGTGGAGCGCGGTGACGCCAACACAACGCAGGCGAGCGTCACGTGGACCTACGAACCTAACTTCTGGATGCCTACCGCCTTCACCATCTCCTACTGCCCCTTCAGGAAACTCGAGAACCTCCTCACAGACCCCGGCAACGCTTCCGACGCGTGAGTCTACccagcacccacacacacaaaaaaagtccccatcatcaccatcgtttTATGTAATTTCATCTATTGACcatttacacacaaaaaatatatatatatatccgagtCATTTTCGTTCCATTCGTTTTTGTGTTTGAGACCTGTTTGTTTTCATTCATACGTGTCAAATCAATGTTTTCTCGCCTTACATTCGTCTCTTGTGTCCGGCGAgcatcagcctcctccttccccttctcccctctcaggTGCCTTCAGTCCGTGTTGGATGTGGACACGAGGGAGCACCAACAAACCGACCTGGCACCCTTCACCGAGTACCAAGTAACGGTGGCGCCCTCCTTCACGCCCCTCAACTACACAAACGGGGCTGGCGTCACCTACGTCCGTACTTgtaagtgggagagggagaagtgggcagggaggtaatggagggcgaaagggaagggaagtagggggTAACGCAAGGATGAAAGATTAATGTGATAAAATTTGATGCTGATAAAAGTTGGAAAAGCTTCCGTTACAGTTGACAGTCTCTGATCCATGACCGACGCCCCGCAGATCCTGACGACCCGCTGCTGGTGAGGGTGGACCGCGACGGCTTCGTCAATATTATGTTTGCTCTCaaggtgggtgttgttgttggtggtggaggtggaggacgtggtggtggtggtggtggtggtggtggtacttttgTTTCCATCGTCCTCATCGTTCGTAGTAGTGATAAGAAAAGTTATCAGACCTAAACTGGTGTCATTATGAAAATAAACATCCGTCTGTGCCCTCACCAGGCTGGGCCGATCACCAAGGCCTACGAGATGAGATAGCTTACCTCCGCGAGGCACCGGAACATGGAGAAAAGTCTCCTGTTTAGGCAATGTCTTATCATTTCCTTCTAGATGTGGTGGTATTTGAGGagggtggcaatggtggtgggcGGAATATCCACACTTGCGGAGGTCTATCAAGGTAATGTCAACAATATCCcttgagaaaaggaaattaaCAACTACTGGAGAGCCTCAGTATCAGACTGATGATCCAACGTAGATGTTTGCGACCTTAACCAACCGCTGCCTTGACCCTCGTCCACGACTTTCCAGGTGTCGGAGTTTggggacaaggaggaggtgaGCGTGAGGCTGGCCAGCACCGACCCGTACTCCGTCGTGTCGCAGCAAAACGTGGATGCCTCGGGTGTACGTATGGGCGGCATCCAGATAGGCACCAACTACACCGTCAGCGTGCGGGAAATGACACCGACGAGCCGAAGGGAGGCACTCACCTTCCTGGCGTGTGAGTAACTCAGAATTGATCTCCGATAAAAATAGACTGTGTGGCGCTAAAGgggtgttcatatatatatatatatatatatatatatatatatatatatatatatatatatatatatatatatatatatatatatatatatatatatatatatgtagagagagagagagaatgagtatcAGCTGGAGAAGAGGGTGCGGGGAAGATTTAATTTTCTTATTAAGGCTTTGCTCTGATGTGCCAACAGTTCCACCGTGCAGGTGTACCATGTGCCAGGTGGACGTCTGGTGCTATGTGAACACGAAGGTACAGACAGACATCAAACAGGCCGAGAGAGACTGCCAGCCGCTGGGAGCCGCCATGGTCACTGTCACCTCGAGCAAGGACATGCCACAGCTCTTACAGATGGCCAAGGACGCCGAGGACGACCTGTGGGTGAGCTCATCCTCCACAAGAATTCAATTCACAGGTGCGTTCCGGCAACAACAAACACCCTCGATCTCTGAGTGACCACTGCTGAGGCCCAACACCCTTGACAAATTCTTATTAAATATTTCTTCGGCAGGAAACTCCGCGGCGGGGGTAACACTGACGGACGTAGAGTGGGTCGTGATGAACATTAGCGGCACTCAGGACGACGGCCCGCTTTGCCTTGTGGTGTCCCAGGCAGCGCAGGGAGTGGCGGAGGAAGACTGCACCAAGACTCACAGAGCCGCCTGCAGCTACAGAGCTCCTGGTGGGGCATCAGGCTAATTTAACTATAATGAATCGGAGAGTTGCTGATAGTGTTTTTTGCAGTTTTATATGTGCATATGTTATAATTCTTGAGACAACAATACGCGGTGTAAATAATGGTATCGGTGAtcgtttaggtggtggtggtattcaGGAATAATGGCAACGTTGGTAGTAGGGTTCACAAGTGATAGTGGTGGAATAGGGGGGGGGATTGTCATATtgcaggtggggggaggggggattgtCATATtgcaggtggggggaggggggattgcCATACTGGTGGGGGTGGTAAAGGGGGGGGTGTTGTCATACTGGTGTGGGGGTGGTACGGGGGTTGTCATACTGGTGGCGAAAAGGTAGGGGGGTTATACTGCTGGTGGGGGTTCCTAACGGGGATGTGGTCGCCAGTGGGCCAGGCGTTCCGGGGCGTCAAGACGGACGTGGGCCCCAACTCGGCCTCGGTGACGTGGAACGCGAGCGCCTTCGGGTGGGTGCCGCGCCTCATCTCCGTCACCTACAAAAAGACCAACGAGCGTGACCTCAGGTGGATGCCCGTCACCTCCCAGCCAGGTCAGGGGCGTCTCCTCTCTTCATGCATCGCTATATCCTTCCTTTTCAAATTATAAGGCAGACGTTTTAATTTATGTAGataagtcattattttctctaTCATCTTTTCTGGTGCAGAAAGGTTAACACTGTAGCCTCACTTCGGCTCTGTTGGTCGTAAGCAAGACCCCTTTTTTTCTTATAGTGAAGACGATAGACAAACCATGTATAAGCAGCCTTTCCGCCGCGCTCATTATAAAGCCTCCACCCACCCCGTTGTCGTTACAGTGGTGATCAACGACCTGCAGCCCTTCACGAACTACACCCTCGTGCTGGAGGCCGACCTGGGCAGCGGCGTCCTGGCGACGTCGCAGGAGGTAAAATTCTCCACGACAAACGACAGTACGGGAAGGCTGGTCTCTCCGGTAAGTGGTCTGCGAGAACCCATCGAGACCTGAGTGGGCCTTTCTTACACCAGATGAGGTCAATGAGGAGATGCAGGCTTTGGGAATTGAGATATTATTATAGCCGCGGGTGGACGTAATTTTAGTTTAACGTAGTTCCAAAAAGGTCAGAATATGATGGCACTGATTTAGACACTGATTTATGTAAGTTTATTTTAAGAATATTCATCGAGTGTTTTCAGCCATTCCTTACTAATCGGAAGCCCTGGCTGTGTGGCCATAAGACATTTATAACGCCTAGCGTGTCACGGTGCCTACAGCTGGTCCTGGGGATGTCGCCGGTGCTGCAGTACCAGGTCATCCAGCTGGTGTGTAACTCCCTTCTGGTAGCCGCCTGCATCGTCACCATGCTCCTTTTCTTCGCCACGGGGTAAGTTTCCCACAGTCGGGGAGGAGCTGACTGCCGTGAAGTGATTTCCGGTGCAAGATATTCCTTCTATAACAGGAAATTAAATAGTAAGCTACTGACTTAGTTCCGGAGtcttatttgtttcttttaaACAATGAGAATCAAACATTAATTATTGCCACTCAAACAAAATAGCACAAGTACAGTCAGCCATTAACCTGCTCAAAAGTTACCCAAAACACAGCAAGTCATACCAGGGGTCAAACGAACAGCCAAACGATGCAAACCAGTCAGCGGCTCACGACCTTACCACCCCTGCAGAATGTTCTACCAGGACTGCGTGGCCCAGCTGGGGTTCGAGGCCACGCTGATGGTGGCGTACCTGGTGCTGACGATCGCTTACCCGACCTCTGCGCAGACCAATAGCCAGGTGGGTGCGTGGGAGTAGGGTTGTAAAATTCCCGGGaattttgaactgggaaactttcCACGGGAACTTTGGGAATTTTCAGGAATATTCGGTAATTTTCGGGAACTATGggaatttaaaaaaatataagtttGCCTATGGCGCCTTTAGGTTTTTTTATTGAGGCTGAGGTTACTGTTGCTTCCTTCGACTTCAGTTTAGGGGCCTGTTGGTGAATGTCCCTTAGCCTGTTGGTGGCGCAGGCAGGATTTTTTAAGAGACGCCTATTGAGGTTCATGCGGCTAATGAGAGGCACACTGAGCCCCCTGGTGAGTCTGAGCTAACGTAATCAGGACAGGACTGGCAATGGTAACTGATATCACTGGACACGCTCAGTACAGATGATTCGTGTACAGTGGTGTTAACTAAAGTTCAAGACTGTTTCCTCCACACTTTCTTGATTATATTAGTTGTTTAATTATAGTATTAATCAATGCttgctcgacacacacacacacacacacacacacacacacacacacacacacacacacacacacacacacacacacacacacacacacacacacacacacacacacacacacacacacacacacacacacacacgagagagagagagagagagagagagagagagagagagagagagagagagagagagatggggggggggggtgaagggggatacCGTTAGGTAAGTAAAAAGTGTAATGCAGCAATTATAAATCAGCACCTTACCTAAGAAAAAAGTATGTAGGTTAACCCCACACAAAAATTTATAGCTCCATGCAAGCCTACAATAACATGAATGTAGGTATCATAACTGAATGGAAATAATTTTTATTGCTTGAAAAGTTTTCATTAATAGGTATATTAACCAAAATTGGTCTacttattaatacaaatacacgtgTGAAAAATGTGGAAATTCCCGAAAATTACCCAAATTCCCGGGCCCTGAAAATTCCCCGTAAGTTCTATTTTTTTCCggaaactttcccaccctttgcaaccctaGGTGGGAGTAATGGCGAACTGTAGTATAGTTCGTCACCGTACGCCGAAGTTGTCCTCTGTCATGATAAATTCAAGGCAGGATCTGATAGAAATAATttaccctcccatccttcccatgCTGGAAACATACCATGCACActctttttgttttatcttagagttttattatatatatacatatatatatatatatatatatatatatagagagagagagagagagagagagagagagagagagagagagagtgttaaccTTCCCCGCCCTCCTTCCTCTGCCACCCTCTCGCCCTTCATCCTGCCCATGACCTCACccagccttccctcccctccaaagAGTGGCTGCATCGCGGTTGCTGtggtccttcacttcctcttcctgtgcGCCTTCACCTTCCTCATGCTGGAGGCGCTCACTCTCGCACACCTGCTGGTCATGTACATCAAGAGTCCCTTCCAGGTGAGCCAGCTTCTATGTCAGTTTAATGTGGCTCAATGTCCTCGCAGTGAGGGATGTTGGTGTGACCTGGCTATTGTTCAATGGTCGTGAGGGGGCATCTTATTTTCAGTCGACGAATCACATGCACACGAATCATTTTTCAACTTTGGATGAAGTTAATAGAATGGCccaaatgaatatacaaaatgtcATGTTTTTATAATGTCGGCCATTAGAATATACAATATATAATAACAAATGACAGCCTTGACTGAACGCCCGCCAGCAATACATTCTTCCCTCTGTCAGAAGTCCAACtggatgatggtggcggtgggccTGCTGGCGCCCCTCCTGGTGGTGGCCTTCACCGCGGGCTTCGGCTACAACCAATATCCAGATTTCAACGTCGGCAAGTAAGTCCACGGGAAAGTTCCAAGGgtgggagacagaaggaaggaaggggtttgGTGAGCGAGCTTGTCTGGGTATAACGTTCTGTGACACTGGAACTTCTCATCCGTTGATGTCAAGGTGATGGTGGAGTTCTCATGCCTTCGTTTCTGCTTATAGGCTAAGGGTTCACtttcagttttattattatttcatttgtttCATCTCGCTTCTTCACCGTTCCTGCTGCCTGGACAAAGCGTATATAATAATGGTACTAATAAAGATGTTGCACTTCATGCTCAAAAGCACTACCTTTTTGATTCTGCATTTCGTCTCATTCTTTCTGTCACCCTCTCCCCTACATCACCAATTCAGCGTTTCTCATTCACCCTccgcccctccagctgctggctGAACCCGAATGGAGGCGCCATGTGGGGTGAGGTGCTGCCCATCGGCCTCCTGGTGGCGGCCACAATATTCCTGTTGGCCAACACCTTCTTCACGCAGCAGACGCCGCCCGTGCTGGTCGAGGAGAACCATCGCGGCAGACAAAGGTAAGAACCATCTGCCTCCCAACTCACCACCTGACAAACGAGACTTGAGTGACCTATTTACAGATGTATTTAGCCGGCAGCCAATTATCAACACACCTCATTACGTGCGTGTGGGAGGGATCAATACCACTGCTTATACCGCTGTCAACTTGGTCGTCACGCAATgcctattttctcccttccttcctcccctccgcaGCGACAGTCACAAGCTCCGCTGGGTGGTGCTCGCCTTGTGTATCGAGTTGCTGGTGGCCTGGAGCACCGGGGTGGTCGGCTACCAGTCAGGGGACCAGGGCACCTACGTGTTCTTCTGCGTCATGACCCTCGTGATCGCCATCACCATCGCGGGAGCCAGAACTTCCTTTGACGATACGGTGAGGACACCAGTGAAGGAAAAAATgtcatatctttctttctcctctccatcttcttttccttttcttcctcatccttcccattGTCCCAGTTATATGTTTAACTCAATTTTTCCTAGTAGGGACATTTCTCCACCTCCGTCAGAGTGCCAACAATGTTGTCCAGACAAAGACGAACAAATAACAAGCTGACTTGGTAAAGAAACTCGCCTAGAAGAAGCAATCAGTTTTCTGCATTTCTTCTTTCTCGCTGAAATTATTTTTTGCTTATGTTGTAGATATCCTGATATCAGTAACACTTTCTCGGGATCAATAAATATCGTCCTTTTCCATCGTTAAAATATATCGAGTAAAACAGACGATAAAGACTACAGttttgaaactttttttttcatttttccgaaAATATTTTTGATTACCCTCAACAAccagttttttatttttatggtggAAAATTCCTAATTTCCCTGGCCGCcagtcttcatcttccctcctcgaCCCACAGTTCCGAAGCAAGATCAACCGTTTGTGCTGCGGGACGGAGCTCACCTACAAGCGCAGCGACTTGCTGGGCATCAGCGCGCGCTCTCGTATCACGCCGACGCGCTCGGCAGAGGACGTGTCCAGGTGAGTCCAGGTGAGGCAGTGGTGGCGGCGAGGCGTATGGGCCTGTTCGGGGTCACGGTTTGTGCAGTGTGCCTTTGAGGGGGGCTGGACTTGCCACTGTTTCTcacaagtgtgtgcgtgtgttcgtatGTACGTGTGCTATCCAGAATTGCGTTACTCCTCacatatttattttgaattcCCACTAGATCTTGTGATACCTCAGCTCACACATAAACTATAGTGTCCTGTGCATCTCCCTCCACACCAACACTACCCGTACTTTTGAGGGCTGTGCTccaccccttccacacacacgcacttcaCGTAGCATATGCGGAGAGTGAATGAGGACTTGTCCCGCCCCGGAACAACTATATAATTACATCCATGCAGTCTGCCACGTAAGGATGAATGAGTGTGCAGCAAAGTTGCATTCTCAAACACATTTTTACCCTTTTCACCCCTGACTAATGTGTTATTACTTCGCTGCCTTTGCCTCTTCGCGGTTTCTCTCAGCGTTTCCTATCCCGTCTTACAGAATTAAGCTCGCCTCTCCGCCAGGCGGCCTCGGCGCAGTCAAGGACTCCTTCACTGTTGTACACAAGTAGGCTAGGTAGCCGACCTCCAGGTATTGGCTCCATCCTCACTCTTAATGAGGCTTTCTGTAGTCttcgctttattttctttgtcattcacgTAGCAGACACAACACGAAAACTCCTCACGGTAAGTTGACAGACTCAGCTCACACTCAGTGTTTTCTGTGCCCCGTCAGATAGGAAAATTTCCTAATAAAAGTCAAATGAATAAATCAAACACTTAAGAAAAGTTACTCCAAATCAAAACACTCTTAGTACAGTGAATTAGCAGCATACCAGCGCCATTCTACCGTCTGTTTGCTTGGATCCAGAAACATCATACCTGTGCGCGATTCTTGCTGCCTCTGTTGGTTGCTCCGCCTGGCCTGCATGCGGGAGGCCACAGACAGGCACGCATCCCACTTCATCTGGGAAATGAAGTATGCGTGAATGCATGCCGCTTGAGCCCAGCCTGCACCGCCCTGTGCCCCGGGACACCTTCCTCGCTACGCTTTTATTTGTCTGAGCACGACTCTTGAAACAATAAAGTCCCGCGAGGGACAGTTATCTGCTCTGATATACATGAAACCAATCCATTGAGGCAGTGCCTGGGTGTGGTGGCA containing:
- the LOC127001775 gene encoding uncharacterized protein LOC127001775 isoform X1, whose product is MNFLIGKVYGSFCVCSFEHLQCVCVCVCVCVCVCVCVCVSARSRSASLTPCLCLPSVNRCDAPMGLEDGTIPDASITSSVAGSSPEQARLQGPGAWCFTVSGGALITLTVDLSTTRLVSGVRLQGPPAALYPTTYHYAIGFWIMNSTVAATGPWGSCCGDKFYARDEYDEAEAVQVHPLDALVLARFLRLQFRTDVLSFGNDTKCLRLEILGCPVDVQPESAVGVVAEQSGWLVASWQPPVVQLPQVDGSLANFTLTATDYQVNMSRTGGGGEDTGWQASVRALRYLMASPMWGATYLATLVCLHQDQPLACGSASVTAVTDTCDDCLKEGQVVFRGPTVVRACVVDEGVVELTWAVDTSGWVTRSLDLLLLARDGSQLDQQSLSSEDTVARLAGVTAGNSYIVSFNPISNAKKLAEFSYDMHMISWANIEGAAQSNGYGAFLADVNLSADVQWNGTLKLTWMTAQVCGMASGGAPQTTVVATTTPLPSSTTQPTVATQTTQQSQTTSAPQGTDTPPTTAPTSAAPTSVAPTSTVPTETTPQTTPQGTASDTTMALDTSSPDNSSQTTQPMTLPPTTAPLPPAPPSLPPGSRAPATDPPTLPPLTGTVMTAVTYTFNITYGDEVANETVQQGEGSTPGEQVMRMYMTQLSFQTLYNVGLICNFGRVSYECGTSSTFTELPLHILQLEGRDVVHVAPEGRASWAQQEARCKRGDGNLVSLSTRQEETLLVRTLTRNTTQQPANFWLGLNLCQTYTGRTWSDGSIWRHSRLYNRNSQLSSTTCCIKATWGANQYNWFGEVCDALHPAICEYRPNGLTGRVASVERGDANTTQASVTWTYEPNFWMPTAFTISYCPFRKLENLLTDPGNASDACLQSVLDVDTREHQQTDLAPFTEYQVTVAPSFTPLNYTNGAGVTYVRTYPDDPLLVRVDRDGFVNIMFALKVSEFGDKEEVSVRLASTDPYSVVSQQNVDASGVRMGGIQIGTNYTVSVREMTPTSRREALTFLAFPPCRCTMCQVDVWCYVNTKVQTDIKQAERDCQPLGAAMVTVTSSKDMPQLLQMAKDAEDDLWVSSSSTRIQFTGNSAAGVTLTDVEWVVMNISGTQDDGPLCLVVSQAAQGVAEEDCTKTHRAACSYRAPVGQAFRGVKTDVGPNSASVTWNASAFGWVPRLISVTYKKTNERDLRWMPVTSQPVVINDLQPFTNYTLVLEADLGSGVLATSQEVKFSTTNDSTGRLVSPLVLGMSPVLQYQVIQLVCNSLLVAACIVTMLLFFATGMFYQDCVAQLGFEATLMVAYLVLTIAYPTSAQTNSQSGCIAVAVVLHFLFLCAFTFLMLEALTLAHLLVMYIKSPFQKSNWMMVAVGLLAPLLVVAFTAGFGYNQYPDFNVGNCWLNPNGGAMWGEVLPIGLLVAATIFLLANTFFTQQTPPVLVEENHRGRQSDSHKLRWVVLALCIELLVAWSTGVVGYQSGDQGTYVFFCVMTLVIAITIAGARTSFDDTFRSKINRLCCGTELTYKRSDLLGISARSRITPTRSAEDVSRVITPVGSQPGHGVPAGSRVTSAAGALSSRLGRMTPADEGTRSALGRLTPSEAAPTPANGRATPAVGMTVFTVRSSTPPLCRPAVKKRPITNNEDQQLSQREADIVV
- the LOC127001775 gene encoding uncharacterized protein LOC127001775 isoform X4 is translated as MNSTVAATGPWGSCCGDKFYARDEYDEAEAVQVHPLDALVLARFLRLQFRTDVLSFGNDTKCLRLEILGCPVDVQPESAVGVVAEQSGWLVASWQPPVVQLPQVDGSLANFTLTATDYQVNMSRTGGGGEDTGWQASVRALRYLMASPMWGATYLATLVCLHQDQPLACGSASVTAVTDTCDDCLKEGQVVFRGPTVVRACVVDEGVVELTWAVDTSGWVTRSLDLLLLARDGSQLDQQSLSSEDTVARLAGVTAGNSYIVSFNPISNAKKLAEFSYDMHMISWANIEGAAQSNGYGAFLADVNLSADVQWNGTLKLTWMTAQVCGMASGGAPQTTVVATTTPLPSSTTQPTVATQTTQQSQTTSAPQGTDTPPTTAPTSAAPTSVAPTSTVPTETTPQTTPQGTASDTTMALDTSSPDNSSQTTQPMTLPPTTAPLPPAPPSLPPGSRAPATDPPTLPPLTGTVMTAVTYTFNITYGDEVANETVQQGEGSTPGEQVMRMYMTQLSFQTLYNVGLICNFGRVSYECGTSSTFTELPLHILQLEGRDVVHVAPEGRASWAQQEARCKRGDGNLVSLSTRQEETLLVRTLTRNTTQQPANFWLGLNLCQTYTGRTWSDGSIWRHSRLYNRNSQLSSTTCCIKATWGANQYNWFGEVCDALHPAICEYRPNGLTGRVASVERGDANTTQASVTWTYEPNFWMPTAFTISYCPFRKLENLLTDPGNASDACLQSVLDVDTREHQQTDLAPFTEYQVTVAPSFTPLNYTNGAGVTYVRTYPDDPLLVRVDRDGFVNIMFALKVSEFGDKEEVSVRLASTDPYSVVSQQNVDASGVRMGGIQIGTNYTVSVREMTPTSRREALTFLAFPPCRCTMCQVDVWCYVNTKVQTDIKQAERDCQPLGAAMVTVTSSKDMPQLLQMAKDAEDDLWVSSSSTRIQFTGNSAAGVTLTDVEWVVMNISGTQDDGPLCLVVSQAAQGVAEEDCTKTHRAACSYRAPVGQAFRGVKTDVGPNSASVTWNASAFGWVPRLISVTYKKTNERDLRWMPVTSQPVVINDLQPFTNYTLVLEADLGSGVLATSQEVKFSTTNDSTGRLVSPLVLGMSPVLQYQVIQLVCNSLLVAACIVTMLLFFATGMFYQDCVAQLGFEATLMVAYLVLTIAYPTSAQTNSQSGCIAVAVVLHFLFLCAFTFLMLEALTLAHLLVMYIKSPFQKSNWMMVAVGLLAPLLVVAFTAGFGYNQYPDFNVGNCWLNPNGGAMWGEVLPIGLLVAATIFLLANTFFTQQTPPVLVEENHRGRQSDSHKLRWVVLALCIELLVAWSTGVVGYQSGDQGTYVFFCVMTLVIAITIAGARTSFDDTFRSKINRLCCGTELTYKRSDLLGISARSRITPTRSAEDVSRVITPVGSQPGHGVPAGSRVTSAAGALSSRLGRMTPADEGTRSALGRLTPSEAAPTPANGRATPAVGMTVFTVRSSTPPLCRPAVKKRPITNNEDQQLSQREADIVV